One Amblyomma americanum isolate KBUSLIRL-KWMA chromosome 8, ASM5285725v1, whole genome shotgun sequence DNA window includes the following coding sequences:
- the LOC144102232 gene encoding uncharacterized protein LOC144102232 — MGKGKRKDKKKNDSAAGPPAVPSASGGNQDTHPAPSPAGPSRVSFAQALQQGAAASPQPRAVSGGPTTAAEPSAQPSASRPSNGAAAASGSANVAASNPRPASAAAAVSGSQPAAAALPPSPPCTPPVAVTQQTSEAGDQATPGDDVRIKELERTLPSHFPRRPAHGQLGRTIQLLANHFSIEIPTGSVYHYDVEISSETAQETKVPEQKKYRCLSTKINRIVIELLVKKYRQDLANCIPAFDGRKNLYTRRQLNFRERTFTVDLEEDQRSQKFIIKIQYAATVNLDALHGVFQKHVQTVPQEVLQAIDIVLRFLSDSRRVLTPADFRSLRENQ; from the exons atggggaaaggaaagcgcaaagacaagaagaaaaacgactcagctgctggacctccag cggtgccttcggccagcggtggcaaccaaGACACCcatcctgctccgtcgcccgccggtccctcgcgggtttcgttcgcgcaagcactccagcagggcgccgcggccagcccgcagccgcgcgccgtcagcggcGGCCCGACCACGGCCGCGGAGCCCAgcgctcagcccagcgcctcccgtcccagcaacggggccgccgccgcctcgGGTTCCGCCAACGTAGCTGCCAGCAACCCccggcctgcatccgcagcagccgccgtgagtggcagtcagccggcagcagctgccctaccaccgtcgccaccatgcACGCCGCCCGTTGCGGTGACACAGCAAACCTCCgaagctggcgaccaggccactCCGGGTGACGATGTCaggatcaag gagctcgagcgaaccctgccctctcacttcccgcggcggcccgcccacggccagctgggtcggaccatacaacttcttgccaaccacttcagcattgaGATACCGACTGGCAGCGTCTATCACTATGACGTCGAGATCTCCTCTGAGACTGCccaggagaccaaggttcctgagcagaaaaagtaccgatgTCTCAGCACGAAGATCAACAGGATtgtcatcgagctcctagtaaagaagtaccggcaagacctggccaactgcatcccggctttcgatggccgcaagaacctgtacacgcgccgccagctcaacttccgcgagcgcacattcacagtcgacctcgaggaagaccaaagatcccagaagtttataatcaagatccagtacgcggccacaGTGAACCTGGACGCCCTGCATGGTGTCTTCCAAAAGCACGTACAAACTGTGCcgcaggaagtcctccaggccatcgacatcgtcttgag gttccTAAGCGACAGCCGTCGTGTGTTGACGCCCGCGGACTTCCGGTCATTGCGCGAGAACCA